Proteins from a single region of Bacteroidota bacterium:
- a CDS encoding T9SS type A sorting domain-containing protein, with protein MSNFILNKVFRNSQLATRNSQLATRNSQLATRNSQLATRKILLYLILFLIFKTGDVQGQQYMYKMWEHSQGLPDTVSWMAHVQDNDGNTFITGNTLVAGEKANIITTKYDRSGDEIWQVTYNSTFDDNDYGTAITLDDDGNVYVAAASFISATNQYDYRTIKYNSTGTLQWTSTYNGTGSLYDIPSDIIVDASDNVYVTGGSFGSGTGWDYATIKYNSSGTQQWVSRYNYNGNDDAASGLAINNSGRIVVTGGSAQAVDNWDFASVKYNQNTGVQLDVQRNTASGLGIDRVYGFTIDGDDNIYLTGRAAISGQGYNMRTVKMDSLLTVQWSKTYDAANGDDVGYAVQVDLAGYVYVTGSITNAEGILNGFTVKYNSAGTVQWSAIETANNGSDLATWNTDLSISEDNDIVIAGTTHNGANSDIIMYIYNSDGEKQWTETWNGTGNGDDTPYFVHADFNNQIYIGGKSFSGTNDTYILVRYKQVNYTTPPDDDTDKPIQLTWFENKGQIIDTDENLRSDIKYYTQRHYPALYASDDSLFMVFSRIDTNTTTDDTLARIDIGYYNSSSTKEIHHATSNGGEYLNYFLAHTGAQGITNVQQHEKLYITELYPKVDLMYYFDNAGIKYYLIIKPGYSAQQNPIQMVINGATKTINADTTLTLTTDIGEITFRTPDAYQIDDDGSRIDLGWDATYTSVSDRIGFGLGSYTSSKVLVLEIGVGMFLGGGGGCEPNVIWGTYYQGGENEILSDVKINSNPIDFALYISGTTTTSASEFPSELIFMNDLTGTAYDLIIQKFNLKDEDPTYDKYEGKWAVYVGGSENENYYNSKNCQLSIGNNGKLIYFIGPTYSDDLPVLDNYTGDPDNLFDNDINADLDGCVGLLSSEGNLLWLSYLGGASGNTTLTQIQTKPEGGFLVTGSSSGGTDFPFFDPTGTMPYSSSGKKGFIIEVDPYHHLQMGTLFGSSIYDIINDVSINNSGEIVICGNTSGSSMPVTIGACDNSFAGVVDVFIAKIQSDGTDRDLDWCTYYGGAGTDRANALTIDEDNNVYVTGETYNYDLAAEYKFPLIDAGEYFDDLYIETSVGEHKGFILKTDIDGNCEWATLFGGDSETYCRDITSDGQNIFIVGNEEDAGDDFPLNPSDYSGVYFDDIEGVNGHTSFVSMFNKNTSLRWSTFLGDDAHNGAVAASINHEYRDELYVVGFFSNSYLYSGYLPLCDPGEDAFYDESIAGELNHGFINGFDVNMFEDIETHLTQVEVNSSYNIYPNPTDHLLNVYKSDKAMFTVEIYNLMGKLIYRNLDFLNTCVINVSSFSSGTYLLKITSDTQIANYLFEKL; from the coding sequence ATGAGTAATTTTATACTTAACAAAGTTTTCAGAAACTCGCAACTCGCAACTCGCAACTCGCAACTCGCAACTCGCAACTCGCAACTCGCAACTCGCAACTCGCAACTCGCAACTCGAAAAATTCTCTTATATTTAATACTCTTTCTCATATTTAAAACGGGCGATGTGCAAGGTCAGCAATACATGTATAAAATGTGGGAGCACAGTCAGGGGCTTCCCGATACAGTAAGTTGGATGGCGCATGTGCAGGATAATGATGGTAATACTTTTATTACTGGTAATACATTAGTTGCAGGCGAAAAAGCAAACATCATAACTACAAAATATGATCGCAGTGGCGATGAAATCTGGCAGGTTACTTACAACAGCACTTTTGATGATAACGATTACGGTACAGCAATTACTTTAGATGATGATGGTAATGTTTATGTAGCAGCCGCAAGTTTTATTTCGGCAACAAATCAATACGATTATCGCACAATTAAATATAATAGCACAGGTACATTGCAATGGACAAGTACTTACAATGGCACAGGAAGTTTATATGATATTCCATCCGATATAATAGTTGATGCATCGGATAATGTATATGTTACCGGTGGAAGTTTTGGTAGTGGAACAGGTTGGGACTATGCAACAATAAAATACAACAGCAGTGGTACACAACAATGGGTAAGTCGCTATAATTATAATGGCAATGATGATGCAGCAAGCGGACTTGCAATTAATAATAGTGGCAGAATAGTAGTAACCGGAGGTAGTGCACAAGCAGTAGATAACTGGGATTTTGCAAGTGTAAAATACAATCAGAATACAGGCGTACAATTAGATGTGCAACGCAACACAGCAAGCGGACTTGGTATTGACAGAGTATATGGATTTACTATTGATGGTGATGATAATATTTATCTCACAGGTAGAGCCGCAATAAGTGGACAAGGCTATAATATGCGCACTGTAAAAATGGATAGTTTACTCACGGTGCAATGGAGTAAAACTTACGATGCAGCCAATGGCGATGACGTAGGATATGCAGTACAAGTGGACTTAGCAGGTTATGTATATGTAACCGGAAGTATTACAAATGCAGAAGGCATATTAAATGGATTTACAGTAAAATATAATAGTGCCGGCACCGTCCAATGGTCAGCAATAGAAACAGCAAACAACGGAAGTGATTTAGCAACATGGAATACAGATTTAAGTATCAGTGAAGACAACGATATAGTAATTGCAGGCACAACACATAATGGTGCAAACAGCGATATAATAATGTATATCTATAACAGCGATGGCGAAAAACAATGGACAGAAACATGGAACGGAACAGGTAATGGAGACGACACTCCTTACTTTGTACATGCAGATTTTAATAATCAAATTTATATTGGTGGTAAATCATTTTCAGGTACAAACGATACCTATATATTGGTGCGCTACAAACAAGTAAATTATACCACACCACCCGATGATGATACAGATAAACCAATTCAACTTACATGGTTTGAAAACAAAGGACAAATAATAGATACAGATGAAAATTTAAGAAGCGATATTAAATATTATACACAGCGACATTACCCCGCACTGTATGCAAGTGATGATAGTTTATTTATGGTGTTCAGCCGCATAGATACTAATACAACCACAGACGATACACTTGCAAGAATAGACATTGGATATTACAACAGCAGCAGCACAAAAGAAATACATCATGCTACAAGCAACGGAGGAGAATATTTAAATTATTTTCTTGCACATACAGGAGCACAAGGAATTACAAATGTGCAGCAACATGAAAAATTATACATAACAGAATTATATCCGAAAGTGGATTTAATGTATTACTTCGATAATGCAGGAATAAAATATTATTTGATAATAAAACCCGGATACAGCGCACAACAAAATCCGATACAGATGGTAATAAATGGCGCAACAAAAACAATAAATGCAGATACCACTCTTACACTCACAACCGACATTGGTGAAATAACTTTCCGCACGCCCGATGCATACCAAATAGATGATGATGGAAGCCGTATTGATTTAGGTTGGGACGCCACTTATACAAGTGTGAGTGATAGAATTGGTTTTGGATTGGGTAGTTATACAAGTAGTAAGGTGTTGGTGTTGGAGATAGGGGTGGGGATGTTTTTAGGGGGTGGCGGTGGTTGTGAACCAAATGTAATTTGGGGTACCTACTATCAAGGAGGAGAAAATGAAATACTAAGTGATGTTAAGATTAATAGCAATCCTATTGATTTTGCACTATACATTTCTGGAACTACAACCACTTCTGCATCTGAGTTTCCTTCCGAGTTGATTTTTATGAATGATTTGACGGGAACTGCTTATGATTTGATTATTCAGAAATTTAATTTAAAGGACGAAGACCCAACTTATGATAAATATGAAGGAAAGTGGGCGGTATATGTGGGTGGGTCAGAAAATGAGAATTATTACAATTCAAAAAATTGCCAATTATCAATAGGCAACAATGGTAAATTAATTTATTTTATTGGGCCAACATATAGTGATGATTTGCCTGTATTAGATAATTACACTGGTGATCCAGATAATTTATTCGATAATGACATTAATGCTGATCTTGATGGATGTGTCGGATTACTATCAAGTGAAGGGAATTTGTTATGGCTCTCGTATTTAGGAGGGGCAAGCGGAAATACAACATTGACCCAGATACAAACAAAACCCGAAGGCGGTTTTTTGGTTACTGGATCTTCAAGCGGTGGAACTGATTTTCCATTTTTTGATCCCACCGGAACAATGCCTTATTCTTCATCAGGTAAAAAAGGTTTTATTATAGAAGTTGATCCATATCATCATTTGCAGATGGGTACTTTATTCGGAAGTTCAATCTATGATATAATAAATGATGTTTCAATTAATAACAGTGGTGAGATAGTCATTTGTGGAAATACATCAGGATCATCAATGCCAGTAACTATAGGAGCTTGTGATAATTCTTTTGCAGGTGTAGTTGATGTTTTTATAGCTAAAATTCAGTCTGATGGAACTGATAGAGATTTAGATTGGTGTACTTATTATGGGGGTGCAGGTACTGACAGAGCAAATGCATTAACTATAGATGAAGATAATAATGTATATGTTACAGGAGAGACCTATAATTATGATTTAGCTGCCGAATATAAATTTCCATTGATAGATGCAGGAGAATATTTTGATGATTTATATATAGAAACCTCTGTAGGCGAACATAAAGGATTTATTTTAAAGACAGATATAGATGGAAATTGTGAATGGGCTACTTTATTTGGAGGTGATTCTGAAACTTATTGTAGAGATATAACCTCAGATGGTCAAAATATTTTTATTGTTGGTAACGAAGAAGATGCTGGGGATGATTTTCCTCTTAATCCCTCTGATTATAGTGGTGTTTATTTTGATGACATAGAAGGAGTAAATGGTCATACATCTTTTGTTTCTATGTTTAACAAAAATACAAGTTTACGTTGGTCAACATTTTTAGGTGATGATGCGCACAATGGTGCTGTTGCCGCATCTATAAATCATGAATATCGAGATGAATTATATGTTGTAGGGTTTTTTAGTAATTCTTATTTATATTCTGGTTATTTACCATTATGTGATCCAGGAGAGGACGCCTTTTATGATGAAAGTATTGCGGGTGAATTAAACCATGGATTTATTAATGGATTTGATGTGAACATGTTTGAGGATATTGAAACTCATTTAACTCAAGTAGAAGTAAATTCTTCCTACAATATCTATCCTAATCCTACAGATCACTTGCTTAATGTTTATAAATCAGATAAGGCAATGTTTACGGTTGAAATATATAATTTGATGGGTAAATTGATTTATAGAAATCTCGACTTCTTAAACACTTGTGTAATCAATGTTTCATCATTTTCTTCTGGTACTTATCTTTTGAAAATTACATCAGATACTCAAATTGCTAATTATTTATTTGAAAAATTATGA
- a CDS encoding T9SS type A sorting domain-containing protein — protein sequence MITKYQKILFCLIVTLHFQLVTIAQWNIIYSSEDVLTSVDFYNSEFGIIGGPYNIFLTYDGGETWIDKSDIYDVTVINKLAIIDDTTLIVATTLPTGILASSDSGLSWNFINAPSDVDIYREFEFFSKDTIISLFEYFPFVCRTYSFFDTLSCNVAISPFLLFDISFPTSQVGYVCGQEGIYRTLDGILTWEQVFNSSTTKIQFINPTIGFALYGNEFIKTVDYGNNWSTTDFAEEINPIDIEDFTIVDDSVFFIIGTAVDKGKIVSSYNNGTDWIINDIPTQIKYLFDIDCLNKDTCYAIASSFIEGVHMYYLLKTTNGGGISTLHNLNPNFNFTLTPNPATSILQIQLSLKENNYTIQTFNLVGELMPVNFQNNQADISQLPSGIYFTEIITEQGRAVQKWVKM from the coding sequence ATGATTACTAAATATCAAAAAATATTATTTTGCTTAATAGTAACATTACATTTTCAACTTGTAACTATTGCTCAATGGAATATTATTTATAGTTCAGAAGATGTGTTGACTAGTGTGGATTTTTATAACTCTGAATTTGGAATAATTGGCGGACCTTATAACATATTCTTAACCTATGATGGAGGTGAAACTTGGATTGATAAAAGTGATATCTATGATGTGACGGTTATTAACAAATTAGCAATTATTGATGATACTACTTTAATAGTTGCAACTACTTTACCTACAGGAATACTTGCATCTTCAGATAGTGGTTTAAGTTGGAATTTTATTAATGCGCCTAGTGACGTGGATATTTATAGAGAATTTGAATTTTTTAGTAAAGACACAATTATTTCCCTTTTTGAATATTTCCCCTTTGTGTGTCGCACTTATTCGTTTTTCGATACGCTATCCTGCAATGTTGCTATAAGCCCTTTTTTATTATTTGATATTTCATTTCCAACATCTCAGGTTGGATATGTGTGTGGTCAAGAAGGTATTTATAGAACCTTGGATGGGATTTTAACTTGGGAGCAAGTATTTAATAGTTCTACTACCAAAATACAATTTATAAATCCCACCATTGGATTTGCACTTTATGGAAACGAATTCATAAAAACAGTTGATTATGGAAATAATTGGTCAACAACAGATTTTGCAGAAGAAATAAATCCTATTGATATAGAAGACTTTACAATAGTAGATGATTCAGTATTTTTTATAATAGGAACTGCAGTTGATAAAGGTAAAATCGTTAGCTCTTATAATAATGGAACTGATTGGATAATAAATGATATTCCTACTCAAATAAAGTATTTATTTGATATTGATTGTTTAAATAAGGATACTTGTTATGCTATTGCTTCTTCTTTTATTGAAGGTGTACATATGTATTATTTACTTAAAACAACAAATGGTGGTGGTATTTCAACTTTACATAATCTAAATCCTAATTTCAATTTCACTCTCACCCCCAACCCCGCCACTTCCATTCTTCAAATACAATTATCATTAAAAGAAAATAATTACACCATCCAAACATTTAATTTAGTTGGAGAATTAATGCCTGTAAATTTTCAAAATAATCAAGCAGATATTTCACAACTACCGTCAGGTATTTATTTTACAGAAATAATAACCGAACAGGGAAGAGCGGTGCAGAAATGGGTGAAGATGTAA
- a CDS encoding (Fe-S)-binding protein — MHILPQIIFLLAFGATCFFAFRRYSAIRRNILLGRDEDLSDNKTRRIGNMLLFALGQKKMFRNLIPAVLHFFIYASFIIVNIEVIEIIVDGLSGTHRFFAPYLGGFYPFMISVIEILSALAFIATLIFLWRRNIIKVKRFTQSEMKGWPFKDANLILIFELILVTAILTMNAADYQLQSMGAVHYSATGKLFVSQFTSTLFNGFSESALIGIERTAWWLHIIGILFFLNYIPYSKHLHIFLAFPNSYFMRFKPKGEIENMPVIANEVKTMLDPSATVTEIINPPKTFGAKDITDLTWKHLMDAYSCTECGRCTAACPANQTGKKLSPRKIMMDTRDRAEEVGRNIDKHGMDFTDNKSLYGDYITAEEIRACTTCNACVEECPVNINPLSIIIELRRYAIMELSDSPEPWTQMFNNLENNSAPWQFNPADRLKWKDEMK, encoded by the coding sequence ATGCATATACTTCCACAAATAATTTTCCTGTTGGCTTTCGGAGCCACCTGCTTTTTTGCCTTCAGGCGTTACAGCGCAATTCGCAGAAATATTTTATTAGGCAGAGATGAAGATTTAAGTGATAATAAAACCCGACGCATTGGCAATATGTTGCTGTTTGCTTTAGGGCAAAAGAAAATGTTCCGCAATTTAATTCCGGCAGTGCTGCACTTTTTTATTTATGCAAGTTTTATAATTGTAAATATTGAAGTGATAGAAATAATTGTGGATGGACTAAGTGGTACACATCGTTTTTTTGCACCTTATCTCGGCGGTTTTTATCCATTTATGATAAGTGTTATTGAAATACTTTCTGCACTTGCTTTCATAGCGACTTTAATTTTTTTATGGCGAAGAAATATTATTAAAGTAAAACGATTTACTCAAAGTGAAATGAAGGGATGGCCGTTTAAAGATGCCAATCTGATTTTGATATTTGAATTAATTCTGGTTACTGCAATACTTACGATGAATGCGGCAGATTATCAATTGCAAAGTATGGGAGCTGTACATTATTCAGCTACCGGTAAATTATTTGTATCTCAATTTACTTCTACATTGTTCAATGGATTTTCTGAATCTGCTTTAATTGGAATTGAACGCACTGCATGGTGGCTGCATATAATTGGTATTTTATTTTTTCTTAACTACATACCTTATTCAAAACATCTGCATATTTTTCTTGCATTCCCCAATAGTTATTTTATGCGATTTAAACCAAAAGGTGAAATTGAAAATATGCCTGTAATTGCCAATGAAGTAAAAACTATGTTGGATCCTTCAGCAACAGTTACAGAAATTATTAATCCACCAAAAACATTTGGCGCAAAAGATATTACTGATCTTACATGGAAGCATTTAATGGATGCATATAGTTGTACGGAATGTGGACGTTGCACTGCGGCTTGTCCTGCAAATCAAACCGGAAAAAAATTATCTCCAAGAAAAATCATGATGGATACCAGAGATAGGGCAGAGGAAGTGGGAAGAAATATAGATAAGCACGGAATGGATTTCACCGACAACAAATCTTTATACGGTGATTATATTACGGCAGAAGAAATCAGAGCATGCACAACTTGCAATGCTTGTGTGGAAGAATGTCCGGTAAATATTAATCCGCTAAGTATAATTATTGAATTGCGACGCTATGCAATCATGGAGTTAAGCGATTCGCCCGAACCATGGACGCAAATGTTTAATAATTTAGAAAACAATTCAGCACCATGGCAATTTAATCCTGCCGACAGATTGAAATGGAAAGATGAAATGAAATAA
- a CDS encoding T9SS type A sorting domain-containing protein gives MNKIILLICAIIIGSYCFGQWQLIEPLPSGFSGFKGIQFVNNNTGFVCSYNGVGKTTDAGETWSFNTEHIGDFTEVQFINPDTGIICCDPVEGNEIMMTLNGGETWTFPNVEPYNFTVTDVAFLPDGKTLIVDCNSGGIVYLHTINDLYSAYSGTLPMLNGIYCFDMQFVNQDTGYIAGYFDSETGGDGSYTIRTNDGGLTWNNSLEIDGPDLGISFPSSKTGYGFSNNYHLWKTNNYADTWEELPWIFNEDIPGFTFTKVYFFNDSVGFVITQNGEPDHYEVLRTINAGVSWDTTLFETSEYDNTWFLDLFCTSSDTCYLTSTSGIFKTTNGAGLPVLPLSIYDGEINSFTLTPNPATSILNLQLALKENNYTIQTFNLVGELMPVNFQNNQADISHLPPGIYFTEVITEQGRAVQKWVKM, from the coding sequence ATGAACAAAATTATTCTATTAATATGTGCGATAATTATTGGCTCGTACTGCTTTGGACAATGGCAATTAATTGAACCGTTGCCAAGTGGTTTTTCAGGGTTTAAAGGAATTCAGTTTGTAAATAATAATACCGGATTTGTTTGTAGTTATAATGGTGTTGGCAAAACCACAGATGCAGGTGAAACTTGGTCATTTAATACGGAGCATATAGGGGATTTTACAGAAGTGCAATTTATTAATCCCGACACTGGTATTATTTGTTGTGATCCGGTAGAAGGAAATGAAATTATGATGACTTTGAATGGAGGAGAAACCTGGACATTTCCAAATGTAGAACCCTATAACTTTACGGTAACTGATGTAGCTTTTTTACCAGATGGAAAAACTTTAATTGTAGATTGCAATTCTGGTGGAATAGTATATCTTCATACTATAAATGATTTGTATTCGGCTTATTCCGGCACACTCCCTATGCTAAATGGAATATATTGTTTTGATATGCAATTTGTAAATCAGGATACAGGATATATTGCTGGATATTTCGATTCTGAAACAGGAGGTGATGGATCGTATACAATACGAACTAACGATGGTGGACTTACATGGAATAATTCATTAGAAATTGACGGACCTGATCTTGGTATTTCATTTCCTTCTTCTAAAACTGGATATGGATTTTCTAATAATTATCATTTATGGAAAACTAATAACTATGCTGACACTTGGGAAGAACTTCCCTGGATATTTAATGAAGATATACCTGGGTTTACATTTACTAAAGTTTACTTTTTTAATGATTCGGTTGGATTTGTAATTACACAAAATGGCGAACCAGATCATTATGAAGTTTTAAGAACAATAAATGCAGGTGTTAGTTGGGATACAACGCTATTTGAAACTTCGGAATATGACAATACTTGGTTTCTTGATCTTTTTTGTACCAGTAGCGATACTTGTTATTTAACATCAACTTCTGGAATTTTTAAAACAACAAATGGTGCGGGTTTACCAGTTTTGCCTTTATCTATATATGATGGAGAAATTAACTCTTTCACTCTCACTCCCAACCCCGCCACTTCCATTCTTAATCTACAATTAGCATTAAAAGAAAATAATTACACCATCCAAACATTTAATTTAGTTGGAGAATTAATGCCAGTAAATTTTCAAAACAATCAAGCAGATATTTCTCACCTACCACCCGGAATTTATTTTACAGAAGTAATAACCGAACAGGGTAGGGCAGTGCAGAAATGGGTG
- a CDS encoding phosphoribosyltransferase has product MNDSYTLIFTKEQMQQKIKRIAYQIAEDNYDEDEIIIAGIGRNSEGYALAFKIYDALEHIIPGKIKLSHIDVNKNNPSESPAKISLSKEDVQDKVIVLVDDVSNSGRTLIHAIKPFLELAPHKIQIAVLVERTHKKFPIQPDFVGLSLSTTLQEHITVIISKEGEEGIYLS; this is encoded by the coding sequence ATGAATGACAGTTATACTTTAATTTTCACGAAGGAGCAGATGCAGCAGAAAATAAAACGCATTGCATATCAGATTGCAGAAGACAATTATGATGAGGATGAAATTATTATTGCAGGTATCGGGCGCAACTCAGAAGGGTATGCTTTGGCATTTAAAATTTATGATGCTTTAGAACATATTATTCCAGGAAAAATAAAATTGAGTCATATTGATGTGAATAAAAATAATCCATCAGAAAGTCCTGCAAAAATTTCGTTGAGCAAGGAAGATGTACAGGATAAAGTAATTGTATTGGTAGATGATGTTTCTAATTCCGGAAGAACATTAATTCATGCTATAAAACCCTTTCTTGAATTAGCTCCGCATAAAATTCAGATAGCAGTGTTGGTGGAAAGAACACATAAAAAATTTCCTATTCAACCGGACTTTGTTGGCTTATCATTAAGCACAACTTTGCAGGAACATATCACAGTAATTATAAGCAAAGAAGGTGAGGAAGGTATTTATTTGAGTTGA
- a CDS encoding S8 family serine peptidase → MKTSFNICTMWMLLILATSLHAQQTKISPITLALNKELKTQRNPDVLLPVLIQGEPNAIQQYLQSKQLKIKFVSGDIISAELNTATINELRNLSFVSLIDCPKSKMHLLNDVMVIQNNVDSAYNGTWPLDQSYDGTGVVIGIIDAPFDFDHPDFTDAFGNTRIKYLWDQTLSNVFPAPDDYGYGIECDSISIADGTCPHIDYNYWYSHGSGVTGVAASSGNAANKFHGVAPNADLILVALDFNDDYFSRTVDAIAYIYQKAAELGKPCVINTSFGSYDGSHDGKDLTTKAINNLITETPGRALVAAAGNGGNAQIHLGYTVSDTAHFTWFKKLSYTNAIYFQAFADTADFNNVYFSIGADNPTGWIFRGASPDYNVMNDYNLPDGNIDSTNYDLYDGVTFIGNIKTYIQSLNGTYFLEVVIVPAYTNYYWRFTTHGNGKFDIYSTETYTGYSNYVITDLPADIMLPDIIHYKFPDFTQNIVGYWQCSNKVISVGSYVNRDTMTNYYGENITLPYFANDLAATSSFGPTRDNRIKPDITATGSMVLTTGSTVLTDWLISLGAANNISPDGMHYLQNGTSFASPVVTGIAALYFQKNPNANWQEVKNAILKNAKQDEFTGDELPNNAWGYGKANAFRTLTGSWGCEAENYLNAPVNVEVDNITPTSAQLHWDLIPNASGYQVKIKEYSTGNMYKHKLTSHIINFNFLTPGNGYQCQVRAFCEEFGVSEWSSVLLFSTPTLRYAVADIKVFPNPANTYFTLENLPQGNLDLQMYDALGKCVFITSKMIENSDFTFSIENIPSGFYILVIQINNQQFQKSIVINH, encoded by the coding sequence ATGAAAACTAGTTTCAATATTTGTACAATGTGGATGCTGCTGATTTTAGCAACAAGCCTGCATGCACAACAAACTAAAATTAGCCCTATCACCTTAGCATTAAATAAAGAATTAAAAACCCAACGCAATCCGGATGTATTATTGCCGGTTTTAATTCAGGGTGAGCCAAATGCGATTCAACAATATCTGCAATCAAAACAATTGAAAATAAAATTTGTAAGCGGAGATATTATTTCTGCTGAATTAAATACTGCAACTATAAATGAATTGCGCAACTTGTCTTTTGTATCTCTTATTGATTGCCCGAAATCCAAAATGCATTTATTAAATGATGTGATGGTAATTCAAAACAATGTGGACTCTGCTTATAATGGAACCTGGCCATTAGATCAATCGTATGATGGAACCGGTGTGGTGATAGGAATTATTGATGCACCTTTCGATTTTGATCATCCGGATTTTACAGATGCATTTGGAAATACACGAATAAAATATTTGTGGGATCAAACACTATCCAATGTATTTCCTGCACCTGATGATTATGGTTATGGAATTGAATGTGATAGTATTTCAATTGCCGATGGAACATGTCCGCATATTGATTATAACTATTGGTATAGTCACGGCAGCGGTGTTACAGGCGTTGCTGCTTCGAGTGGAAATGCGGCAAATAAATTTCATGGTGTTGCACCTAATGCAGATTTAATTTTAGTTGCGCTTGATTTTAATGATGATTATTTTTCTCGTACTGTAGATGCTATTGCATATATCTATCAAAAAGCGGCGGAACTCGGAAAGCCTTGTGTAATCAATACAAGTTTTGGAAGTTATGATGGCTCACATGATGGAAAAGATTTAACAACAAAAGCAATAAATAATTTAATTACCGAAACTCCGGGAAGGGCTTTGGTGGCTGCGGCAGGTAATGGTGGTAATGCACAAATTCATTTGGGTTATACTGTTTCTGATACCGCACATTTTACCTGGTTTAAAAAATTGAGTTATACCAATGCAATTTATTTTCAGGCATTTGCAGATACTGCGGATTTTAACAATGTATATTTTTCTATTGGTGCTGATAATCCTACAGGATGGATTTTTCGTGGCGCTTCTCCGGATTATAATGTGATGAATGATTATAATCTTCCAGATGGAAATATTGATTCAACTAATTATGATTTGTATGATGGCGTAACTTTTATTGGCAATATAAAAACCTATATCCAATCTTTAAATGGTACTTACTTTTTAGAAGTTGTAATTGTGCCTGCATACACAAATTATTACTGGAGATTTACAACACATGGCAATGGAAAATTTGATATCTATTCAACAGAAACTTACACCGGATATTCCAATTATGTTATTACAGATTTGCCTGCGGATATTATGTTGCCGGATATAATTCATTATAAATTTCCGGACTTCACTCAGAATATTGTTGGCTATTGGCAATGCAGTAATAAAGTTATTTCAGTAGGTAGTTATGTGAACAGAGATACGATGACAAATTATTATGGAGAAAATATTACGCTTCCCTATTTTGCAAATGATTTAGCTGCAACTTCAAGTTTTGGACCTACAAGAGATAATCGTATTAAGCCGGATATTACGGCAACGGGTTCTATGGTTTTGACAACGGGATCAACGGTACTTACTGATTGGTTAATAAGTTTAGGTGCTGCAAATAATATATCTCCTGACGGCATGCATTATTTACAAAATGGAACATCATTCGCTTCGCCTGTTGTAACAGGAATTGCGGCTTTATATTTCCAAAAGAATCCGAATGCAAACTGGCAAGAAGTAAAAAATGCAATTCTTAAAAATGCAAAGCAAGATGAATTCACAGGTGATGAATTACCAAATAATGCATGGGGCTATGGCAAGGCAAATGCATTCCGTACACTTACAGGTAGTTGGGGTTGCGAAGCCGAAAATTATTTAAATGCACCTGTAAATGTTGAGGTAGATAATATTACTCCCACAAGTGCTCAATTACATTGGGATTTAATTCCAAATGCATCAGGATATCAAGTTAAAATAAAGGAATATTCTACTGGGAATATGTATAAGCATAAATTGACATCTCACATTATCAATTTTAATTTTTTAACTCCCGGCAATGGATATCAATGTCAGGTGCGTGCATTTTGTGAAGAGTTTGGAGTGTCTGAATGGTCTTCAGTATTATTATTTTCAACACCAACATTAAGGTATGCAGTCGCAGATATAAAAGTGTTTCCAAATCCCGCCAATACATACTTTACGCTGGAAAACTTACCTCAGGGAAATCTTGATTTGCAAATGTATGATGCATTAGGAAAATGTGTTTTCATTACAAGTAAAATGATTGAAAATTCTGATTTTACTTTTTCAATTGAAAATATTCCTTCGGGATTTTATATACTTGTAATTCAAATCAATAATCAACAATTTCAAAAATCAATTGTAATCAACCATTAA